The DNA window TCACGATCTTGCTGGTGTGATGCAACACTCAAGCCCTCACAGGGCTTTTCAGGACATCCGATGCCAGGCTTCTGGCATCGGATTTTTTATGCATCGCAAACGGCAGCAGCCTTGGGCAGATCAGTCGCATGAAGCCGTTCTACCCTCTCCCCAGCCCTCTCCCGCAAGCGGGAGAGGGGGCAAGGCGTACGCGTCCCATGAGAAACCCCACAGCCTGTTCATATGAGTAAGCACGACGCCCCGCATGCGATTGCCCAGCACAACTAACGCGAGAGCGGGCACACCACGCGCGTACCAACCTATAATGGGCGTTTTTTTGAAAGAACCGTCATGGCCGTCGCCATGAAGGGCTTTCATTCTTGCAACCAAGTGTGGTGAAGATGAATAAGCCTTTCATTGCGCTGTGCCCCGAGATCACTCGGGCAAATGCGCTCAACCTGATGGACTGGCTGGAAGACGAGTGCGTCATCCGCTACCTGAGCGATTCGCGCCATGTCTCCCGATTTATCGAACAGGTCGTAGAGCGGGTCCAGTTGCCTATCCTGACCCACCTGTTCAACCAGGGTGGCCGATTCTTCATGGCCTACGACCGGCATAACGTGCCGGTCGGGTTTGTCCGCCTGATCAAGACGGGCGAGGACTGCGAGATTGTCCTGGTCATCGGGGACCGCGACAACTGGGGCCGCAAGCTCGGCGCCAGCGCCATTCGCGAAGGCATGAAACTCGCCTTCTTCGACATGCGTGCCGAGCGGCTCATCGCCAGGATCCACGCAGACAACACGCGCTCGGTCAGGGCCTTCCTGCGCTGCGGCTTTTTGCCCGAAAGCGAAACGCCTACGTTGAAATCATTCTCCATGACCTCGACGGCCTATCTCCAGCGCTTGCGCGAAAGCGCCGAGGGTGACGCCTCCGACATCTATGTCACCGAGATCGACAAGGCGCGACTCATGGGGCTGCTCACGCTTGAACAGGACAACTCCATATACGAGCTGGAGCACGAGATCGAGCGCGCCATCGTGGTCGATGCGCAGCAAGTCGCGCGAAACGTCATCACGATGAACTCCAGGGCCATACTGCGCCTGGACGACGAAAAAGTGGAAGTGGACCTGGTCTACCCACAGGACGCGGACGACAGCGCAGGCAAACTGTCGGTCTGCTCCGACATCGGCACGGCGATCCTGGGCTACAAGGAAGGCGACGCCATCGACTGGCGGGTCGCGGACCGAACCAGCCGCATCCGGATCGAGAAGGTGCT is part of the Pseudomonas sp. ABC1 genome and encodes:
- a CDS encoding bifunctional GNAT family N-acetyltransferase/nucleoside diphosphate kinase regulator — protein: MNKPFIALCPEITRANALNLMDWLEDECVIRYLSDSRHVSRFIEQVVERVQLPILTHLFNQGGRFFMAYDRHNVPVGFVRLIKTGEDCEIVLVIGDRDNWGRKLGASAIREGMKLAFFDMRAERLIARIHADNTRSVRAFLRCGFLPESETPTLKSFSMTSTAYLQRLRESAEGDASDIYVTEIDKARLMGLLTLEQDNSIYELEHEIERAIVVDAQQVARNVITMNSRAILRLDDEKVEVDLVYPQDADDSAGKLSVCSDIGTAILGYKEGDAIDWRVADRTSRIRIEKVLYQPEAAGDFHL